The Mercurialis annua linkage group LG2, ddMerAnnu1.2, whole genome shotgun sequence genome contains a region encoding:
- the LOC126670535 gene encoding protein BIG GRAIN 1-like A, protein MHAHGRWIRIKCLKSEESSLYKASPFSSNFKACSLYSLFFFPNWLFFHNSRRAIPNPSIILVFFILFLFQTTHQKENKNTILVLVFLEFLAYRQQMTGEKCRYPSFSSTLLDHIYSSISEGDTRHEDLKFYGEKMAKNQTKDANVKKKDDEEEIMASVRRACLVDKWMDHKVKVIKNTKSRRDHDLDQDRDALFFSSASTSSDSSFGGFSSSDTESIYCGRSRSRTSSYAQTRPKPVRTTVSAPRSGKTESLFDDYPYYNSATEQHTPRLEENIIKSKSRALKIYDNLKKVKQPLSPGGKLSNFINSLFNNSTNSKKSKKFDEEIRKPQASSTCSSASSFSRSCLSKSSPSTREKSRNGVKRSVRFYEQEKPPALMSVSLPTAWQIGKSPARKMDDELRYQVMERSRRVEEVAREILKDYHQNQRKYDHNNKNKIDDDDVIMRKIRRNYNDRFENEEDEDDDASSCSSSDLFELDHLSVIGKERYCQELPVYETTHFSTNRAIANGLIM, encoded by the coding sequence ATGCACGCGCATGGTAGATGGATTAGAATCAAATGTCTGAAATCTGAAGAATCATCCCTTTATAAAGCATCTCCCTTCTCTTCAAACTTCAAGGCGTGCTCTCTTtattctcttttcttcttcccCAATTGGCTGTTTTTTCACAACTCAAGGCGTGCCATTCCAAACCCATCAATCATTCTTGTTTTCTTCATTTTGTTCTTGTTTCAGACTACAcatcaaaaagaaaacaaaaacacaatcttAGTACTTGTCTTTCTTGAATTTCTTGCGTATAGACAACAAATGACAGGCGAAAAATGCAGATACCCGTCTTTTTCTTCCACTCTTCTTGATCACATCTATAGTAGTATTTCCGAAGGTGACACGAGGCATGAAGATTTGAAATTCTACGGAGAAAAAATGGCGAAGAATCAAACTAAAGACGCGAATGTAAAGAAAAAAGACGACGAAGAGGAAATTATGGCGTCTGTTCGTCGAGCTTGTTTGGTCGATAAATGGATGGACCATAAGGTTAAGGTTATTAAGAATACTAAATCACGTCGTGATCACGATCTTGATCAAGATCGTGATGCTCTGTTTTTCAGCTCGGCGTCCACCTCTTCGGACTCGAGTTTTGGTGGGTTTTCATCTTCAGATACGGAGTCAATCTACTGTGGAAGATCAAGATCAAGAACCAGTTCGTACGCTCAGACGAGGCCTAAGCCTGTAAGGACAACAGTTTCAGCTCCTCGATCAGGAAAAACAGAGTCTCTGTTTGATGATTATCCTTACTATAATTCTGCTACAGAACAACACACTCCGAGGCTTGAAGAAAATATAATCAAGTCCAAATCGAGAGCGTTGAAGATTTACGACAATTTAAAGAAGGTGAAACAGCCGCTTTCACCAGGCGGTAAGCTGTCGAATTTCATCAATTCTCTTTTTAATAACTCAACAAATTCAAAGAAATCGAAAAAGTTCGACGAAGAGATCAGAAAACCGCAAGCTTCGTCAACCTGTTCGTCAGCTTCATCGTTTTCAAGGTCATGCTTAAGCAAAAGTTCACCATCCACACGAGAAAAATCAAGAAACGGAGTCAAAAGAAGTGTTCGATTTTACGAACAAGAAAAACCACCGGCTCTCATGTCGGTTTCTTTGCCGACAGCATGGCAAATTGGGAAATCTCCGGCGAGAAAAATGGACGATGAGCTAAGGTATCAAGTAATGGAGAGGAGCAGAAGAGTTGAAGAAGTGGCCAGAGAAATCTTGAAAGACTATCATCAAAATCAAAGGAAATATGAccataacaataaaaataaaattgatgatgatgatgtaaTAATGAGAAAAATTCGTCGTAATTATAATGATCGTTTCgagaatgaagaagatgaagacgaTGATGCATCGAGTTGTTCGAGTTCGGATTTATTCGAACTCGATCATCTTTCAGTAATTGGTAAAGAAAGGTATTGTCAAGAGCTCCCTGTGTATGAAACTACTCATTTTAGTACTAATCGTGCCATAGCTAATGGCTTAATTATGTAA